The Labrus mixtus chromosome 14, fLabMix1.1, whole genome shotgun sequence nucleotide sequence CATGTTGCAGGGAGCTGGTTTGGATTAACATCCTTGTGTTGACAAAAATCAACATGCAAGAACTCCTGAGATCTTAAAGTTCATTTTTGGcctttgcctttattagataggtcaaacaaagagaaacaggaaaagagagagagtgggggcgACATGCACCAAAAGGTCACAGACAGGATCaaacctggggggggggggggggggggggggggggcgcgcggctctaccaactgagctaaaccaacTTCTTGGAATCCTCATGTCTGTTTTATGGCTTTCAAAGATTCATTGTTATTGTATGGTGAGGTTGTAAAATGTAATCTCTACAAATCACTAGTAAAAAGTAGGCATTACTTTCACACTGACTGACAACTGAACAATCTGGTTTTGAGATACGAGGAAATGAAACGAGTCGCTGCAGACATTGTATAATGTTACTGAAGCAGCTATTTAtgatgcagtgtttcccacagcacttcaacatgtgccCTCCATCTTAACTACAGTGATCAATTAAATCCTCCTGTGTCGCTATGTGAGATCAAACAAGGTCATTAACAGAACGCCGCACAAACACCCTTTCTTAGAGCCTCCTCTGCAAAGATTCACTGACACATTTGACTCTTAGAAGAcaacagcagtgtttcccctccCATTCATTGGAGGGGTTGACATTTGACACTGGCCCATCACCCCAACAAGACCGTAAAATCCGAAAAATAAGACGCAGTCTGTTTTTGAGGGCCTCTCAGATAgagaaaagtttaaactgtcttcctgtgtgataATTTCCACTGTGTTTGGCAAACTCTACAAAGTGCAATTGTTGTGCAGCTCTGTTGCTCTTTTAATGTCTGTTGTTTTTCGCCTTGTGGAGTtcgcactcctactagctacagtacggtagttgagctctcggCCTACTGTAAAAGTTCTTAAGTACCGACAGCTCGCGAATTGAAGAGACTTTCAATCAGTCCAGCACTCTATCTGCCATTCTTTATGTTTCACACAATTcctcttttcaacaagtttccCTTGAATCCAAAGTAAAttctaaaagctttttttccccaccagtTAATTGGCACAGATTCATCTGAGGGTAGCAGATTGCTAGCTTGGGCTGCATATATAGAAAGActtgctcatttttttttaaaagcctttctTCGTTGTGTTAAGTTCAAACATACAGTCATGTGCCTGTATTGTGAATGCCCACATAGGAGGATATAGATTATATTGCGATTCATTGAGCAGCCCTATTGGTCAACACACCGCCATACAGCATGATTCTGCTTAGGTTGTCTGTTAGAAGCGTTTTCTGCAGTGCCACTGCCAAAGCAATTATTTCAGTTAAACAAATCTGGTCTCTCACAAAGCATTGTGTCACAACAAAGAATGAATGCAGGGCCAACCCTTCACTGTCTCAACCCTAAAAGAAACGCCTGGAAACCACACCCAGAGCTCcacgtacacacacagtcagtaatGCCCACACAGCGCTCTCCCTGTGGTTCTGGTAATACCGTCTCACCTAAAAataacacctttttttaagcCATACACAACTTTTactctgctctgtttaaaaCCATGAGacttcattgacaaaaacaatccTATTAAACTTACAGAGCACAGCAGCTGCTGGGCAACCGCTGCCGCCATTGGTCAGTTTGTTTGTATAAATGTACGACTATCGTATTTTAAAGGTTTAGTTTGGTTTCAATTCAACAGAATATCTAGTGTTTAGAATGGTAAGGTGTTAAGAGAGTTAATAAATGCGTGTGATCCAGATGTTATCAAATTTACGAGTACGTAATGGAGTTTAAGAAtcgtgatctcaatatcaatcgGAATAATCGTGATTATGATTTCTGCCATAATTGAGCAGCCCTTTTTCAGGTGAATCTTAAAAATACCATTAAAGGGTGAGAGACAGATGTTGGGAGAAATTTTGGTCcagcaaaagaaaaagccaGATCAGGTAAATGGTCCATTTAGCACCTTGAGCACAAtcaaccatttttaaaaaaatcagatctcAACCTGAAGGGTAGCCAATGTATAAATTAGGCCTGTGggcatgtgttttatttgcagcCAACATTATGCAAACAAGAGGAAGCAAAGTAACATGTCTTGACATGCCTTTGACAATGTTGTGGGTCTGGCTGATGCTTGTCTAGTGTATAAAGATATTAATGGTCTGGCTCCTTCCCCACTAAAAGAGTTCATATCACCGCGTGCATATGGAGGAAGAACAACTAGGAGCGCCAACCGAGGGGATTGTGTTATACAGCACAGATCCTCTGAGTTTGGCAAAGACATTTGACATCCTGGGAAACACAGTCTTTTGTTGAGCGGAGCACAATAGGTTCTCCTTCTAAACCGGTTCAGCAACTACACACCTTTCATCCAGTGTATGAACTTGgtattagggctgggcgatatggaccaaaactcatgaTATTGATATtaattagctgaatggcgatactcgatatatatcgatatgtattttattaacagtgaaaacacatggaaaataaacaacctgtttgtgaatttaaaaagtaatattataaaataagaatgttccttaaatacaataaaagagagagagagagaggaggagcagggttaagagggacagacagtcagtcatcatcagtgagatgagaaaaaggtgacctggcacctctataacgttattttaatgcaactatatccatattaacgatattgtcttacccgatatcttgtttgaaaatatatcgatatatcttaaaaactcgatatatttcccagccctacatGGTATTGCaggatatatatttatttttaaatcagtcacACCACAAATGTACACCAAAATGTCTCTTTACGCAAGTTTCCCTTCAAATATTTGGAAACCATGCCTGACCAAGTCTACATATGGTTTGATTTTAGTAGATGGTGATTTCTTACATAACATACTcttacactacataacataacatactcTTACACTACATGACATACTcttacactacataacatactcttacactacataacataacatactcTTACACTACATGACATACTcttacactacataacataACCTTACACTACATAACAAATTCTTACACTACATAACACAACATACTcttacactacataacataacatactcttacactacataacaaattcttacactacataacaaattcttacactacataacatactcttacactacataacaaattcttacactacataacatactcttacactacataacatattcttacactacataacataCTCTTCCACTACATAACATATTcttacactacataacatattcttacactacataacatactcttacactacataacataCTCTTACACTACATAACAAATTCTTCCACTACATAACACAACATACTCTTCCACTACATAACATATTCTTACACTACATGACACAACATATTcttacactacataacatattcttacactacataacatattcttacactacataacataCTCTTACACTACATGACACAACATATTcttacactacataacataCTCTTACACTACATGACACAACATATTcttacactacataacatactcttacactacataacataTTCTTACACTACATGACACAACATATTCTTACACTACATGACACAACATATTcttacactacataacatattcttacactacataacataCTCTTACACTACATGACACAACATATTcttacactacataacatattcttacactacataacataCTCTTACACTACATGACACAACATATTcttacactacataacataTTCTTACACTACATGACACAACATATTCTTACACTACATGACACAACATATTcttacactacataacataCTCTTACACTACATGACACAACATATTCTTCCACTACATGACACAACATATTcttacactacataacatattcttacactacataacatattcttacactacataacatattcttacactacataacataCTCTTACACTACATGACACAACATATTcttacactacataacataCTCTTGCACTACATGACACAACATATTcttacactacataacatattcttacactacataacataCTCTTCCACTACATGACACAACATATTCTTCCACTACATGACATACTCTTCCACTACATGACATACTCTTCCACTACATAACATATTCTTCCACTACATAACATATTcttacactacataacataCTCTTCCACTACATAACATATTCTTCCACTACATGACATACTCTTCCACTACATAACATATTCTTCCACTACATGACATACTCTTCCACTACATAACATATTCTTCCACTACATAACATATTcttacactacataacataCTCTTCCACTACATAACATATTCTTCCACTACATAACATACTCTTCCACTACATGACATATTcttacactacataacataTTCTTACACTACATGACACAACATATTCTTACACTACATGACACAACATATTcttacactacataacataCTCTTACACTACATGACACAACATATTCTTCCACTACATAACATATTCTTCCACTACATGACATACTCTTCCACTACATAACATATTCTTCCACTACATGACATACTCTTCCACTACATAACATATTCTTCCACTACATAACATACTCTTAGACTACATAACATATTcttacactacataacataCTCTTACACTACATGACACAACATATTCTTCCACTACATAACATACTCTTCCACTACATGACACAACATATTCTTCCACTACATAACATATTcttacactacataacataCTCTTCCActacataacataacatactcttacactacataacataCTCTTCCActacataacataacatactcttacactacataacatattcttacactacataacataCTCTTCCACTACATAACATACTCTTCCACTACATAACATATTcttacactacataacatactcttacactacataacatattcttacactacataacatattcttacactacataacataTTCTTACGCTACATAACATATTcttacactacataacataTTCTTACATAACATACTcttacactacataacataacatactcttacactacataacatactcttacactacataacataacatactcttacactacataacatactcttacactacataacataacatactcttacactacataacatactcttacactacataacataacatactcttacactacataacatactcttacactacataacatactcttacactacataacataacatactcttacactacataacataacatactcttacactacataacataacatactcttacactacataacatactcttacactacataacataacatattcTTAAACTACATAACATAACATGACAGTGACCTCATGCTTTGATTGTTACTGGAGGTATAACAAAGTGAAGAGTTACAGAACATGTACCTGTGGATACCTGTGGATCGTCTATTTAAAAACAACCGTGTTCACATCCTGTTTTGATTGTTAAGTTATTACTAGCATACCTTCTAGAAATTACTGGGAATGAATCATGGTTTAGGTTTCGTTTGTCGAAACGTCATCAGGTCATCAAGCTGACGCCCCTCCTTGATTGGTTAcatttgtgttagcatgttagcctGAGAGCTAACCTACGTAGTACGGTTCAAACCCGGACTGTACTTCGATTTAATACAATATTAACAAAAAGTACGATGTTTAGGTATATAAGCTTTGTCGGTGTTTGTTCTCCAGTAGCTGTCATCGCTTAATGACTTTTAACAAACGCTCCGAGACATCTCTTTTCGGTTTTGTTTTCGCGCGAAACAACAAAGCAGGAGAGCAGCGCAGCTTGTTACTATATTTGACAAAGTAACTTTTAATGAAAACCACTTACCTTTTGTCACTATTGCGTGAACGCTAATAGCAGTCTCAGCTTGCCCTGTTCATATCAGTGAAGTTACGGAAGTTAAAACTGAGACGTGACCACGCATCGCTCCGTGTCGTCAACACGCGTGAAAGAAGGCGGCGGTTGAAAACTCTTCTTcgtcccttttttaaatttctggCAGACTTACGGCTGCTTCGCGTTTTATCGCCCCCTATGTTGTTTTCAATTTTAAAGCTCCTAATTATTGTACTgtacttttaatttaatgttccATTTTTACTTCGAGCCAAACCACCAACAACTATTAAGTAGGATCACATTAATGGAAATAACTATTTCCAGTGTAGatactgtgtaattttccattattgtattttttttatttaactgatataaatatgtttgatttttaacttctatttttatttttaataattaattcccgtctcctgttttcttgagctgctgtaatgcaaaaatttcccccatgagGGATCAATAcagtttatcttatcttatcttatcttacattAATTACAGCAATAACGTACGGTTTACATGTAAATGAATGAGGATTAATTATCAAATGACATACAATATAAACTGTCATTCTGCATGATAAGAACtacttttttgaaaacatgaacaagataattatgttttattatacGCTTAGACacaaagttttttaaattaagtaaTATAAAACTTTAACAGGTATAGCATGAAAGAGATGTCCATAATAATGCATCACTGTAAATAATAGGGGCTTTATACTTTTGTATTGAGTCGTTTTGTAGGATGagcagctttttcttttgtacTTTGAGCAATCGAGATTTGAATGCATAACTTAACTTGTACCAGACTAATGTAAAACtgtgcttttgtttcttttcttttaagttAATTTCTTCACTACTTATGGAGAAATATAAGTGGTCTTTAGAAATACAGAATACTGTGTTTTTAGCATTTACACATACCTGTTACAAGTTTCCACAACTAGGGGGTAATGTTGCACTTTTAAGGCTTTAGAGACTTTAGTGTTTAGACTTTTTAAGTGTCTTAAGGTTAAATGTTAAAGTAATCTTTTCATAGGCTGAAGTATCTTGTTCTACAAAAATCTGCatgatttaattttatttattttttttctgtaataaatCAACTGATTAATTAAATGATGAACGTGTCAGTTCAAGCAGTTTAGAAAGTTTTATATCATAACAGTACCGTTTGGTTTACTCCAAGAAGGCAACATCGATAGTTTAAACAGTTTACAAAAGATTCAACAGAATAGTTTGAAGTAAGCATTGGAGAACATAGTTAGAATAtcatacatttctttaaaggcaAATAtgagcagaaacacagagcAATAAATGCAATTCATTCTGATGAAATCGCTGTTAGTTAACTCCTTTCAAATCTTCCAAATAATTTCATTGGGATGTAACACTCTTTTAGCTTCTATCAGTTTGTTAGTCATGTTTCTAGTCTTTATGCAAAGCAAAGCTAAATGTTGTTTCAGTAGAACGAGTGACCCAGTTAAcagctctgtgttgttgtagttgCAACAGATGTTGAAGATGGAAAGTGTCCTAAGAaatgcctctttgttttttattatagtCAAAATATACTCATATATGTCTTTAATTCAAAACTCAACAAAGAAGCATGTGTTAGGACTCTTTCTGTCTGCAACATCTTTTTGTATAACCGCATAAACTTTTGTCTGAAAGTCTTTAGTTAAAATGGTCACCTgttcaatttgttttgtttttgctacCAGTGAAGTCGTATGgccattaaagctcctgtgaggagtttttaacaggttatgaaacagattaAATGAATACTCaatgtctctttatgacctacaaaagcaatcCATGCCATCAGGGAGAAGATTACTCTGAACTTATTTCTAAAACTTGTAACCACTTGGAGTAGGTATCAGACAATCTAAataacattttccacagcaaagactAACACTAAGTGACACTTTtgatagttaaaaaaaaagtaggatgcgatttttcattagaaaacattGCTATCCAAGGATGGGATAAGATTAGCAAATAGATACGAGGtatcactttgtccacagggggcgtcAAAATCGAAACCAAACCAAATCTTTCTAAAAACAGTTTCTGTTTATCTGCAATGGCTACACCAAATTACTTTATTAAGTCTTTGCTGATAAGAAGTCAATTTCCTAAAGTTAAAAGCAAAATATTCTGTTAATTTATGGTACTTTTAAGAATATTTCATTTATGTCTGTCTATTTATCCTGAACTCAAAGTCTTCCCTCTGCTTGAGCAGACTGTGAAAGACGTTgtcaggacaaaaaaagaagattctGTTTCGCTCCAGGTCCTGAGCATTCATAATGCGCGTCACCAAAGCTTGTTGAATGACTGGAGACTCACAGGGATGGTGCAGCACGTTGTGACTCACATTCCTATACGGCTCGATCACTAACAGACCCTGCTTGTTGATATCTTCACCCCTGCTGTATTCAGCAGAACTGTTAAGTGACTTCCTGTTTACCATACCCACAGCAGAATCGTTGCTTCTTTTTGTCACATTGAGTCCAAAGTCTTCACTGGAAGCAAATATTTTACAACTATTGATTACACCAGCTGTTGAGTTGGGTGTAGTCTCGTTATCAGGTGAGATACTTGGACTATCCAGGCTAACATTAAAGAGGCGATGACTTGAGCAGGTCATGTTTGCGGCGCTAAACGTCTTAGTTCTTCTCAGTCCAGAGGCTGTCCTGGTTTTGGGTTTTCCAGGTCTCGGAGTCTCCTGGATGTTTCTGTGCAGATAGGTGGTGAAGCCCTGAACCAGGCGACCCAGCCCTGACTTATAAGACCGACGCAGTGACTCAGCCGATCCTAATGGTACAGAGTGCAGACGGACCTGTTGGGAATAAAAGTAACTTTTAGATCAGCCCAGTATCCCCCAGGTATCCATAACGGATGACTCAGCAGCTAAGCATTTATGCCCTGGGCCAACAGTCAGTGCCAACAATGCAGGAAAGGAATGAGTGTGTACTAGAATATCTGACTTTCATGCAGGAGGCCGGAGTCTGCTCCCATCACAGGTCTGAAATCAaaataagccttttttttaagaagaccTCATTCTTTCCCTAAGCTTAAACACTCAAGAACTAATGTTTTCAGGTACAGTTTATTAGGGGACAGACAAACTATGTGCACTGTAGCATCAATATTATGATTCAGAATTTATGGactatgtatgtttgtgtgtcctgaCCTGGTGAATTCTCATGTGCAGATGAACTGCAGCTCCCACCAACCACTGCTGCATGGACACTGAGCTCATTCTCTTCTTCGTGGTCATTCTCTCATAATGGTCAATGAGCTCCAGTTTGAGCCAGGTGTCATAGACCTCTGTGGTCTCAGCCATCTTTTCTGGGTTGTTGGCAATGCCGGGGATCAGGCAGAGGTAGCTGTGCACAAGCCAGCCAATTCGTGAAGAACTGCTGATGCCAAAAATCCTCTTAGCCTGGGGTCTCTGAGTCGACACGTCACCCTCTGTTGATCCATGCGCCCGGACCTGGCAGGgtgacagaaaatgtgaaagTCTGGGTTTCACTTCTGTTTAGCATTCTTTGTGAAATAGTAAGACTTTAGCTACTGCcattttacaacatttaaagtAATGTTGGGAAGCTTAAATGCTGTTACAGTGCCATACTACTAAACTAAGAACAAGCTTTATGCATGCATaggaaaatatgaaatgaaatccaaaatacaaacaatagACAAAGCAAGTTTTAACCCACTTGTTGGGCAACCTGGTCAAAAAGCATGGACAGAGCCAGAGCAACGAGCCCGACTCCTCCATGTGTGACCCGGCTGCTGCCTCCAAGCTCTCCGCTCAGACTGAGGCTGAAAGCAgtctgctgctcgctgctcaTGCCCCGCTGCAAGAAGGCATATTGGTGCTGCAGTGCTGCCGAGGAGTCCAGAGAGAGGAAAGTAGAGAGGACAGGATCTAAGGAGATATCTGGGATGATGCTGGCATCTCGAGCCACAGAGAAAAGCTCCTGGACAGTGGCTGGAGAGGGGAGACACAAACTACGACCCATCAGGATCATGGCGACATCTGCCAGTCTAGACAGAGTGTGgtggagtatgtgtgtgtatgtgtgtgtgtgtgtgtgtgtgtgtgtgtgtgtgtatatgtgtgtgtgcaggtctgcTTGTTATCTGTGCTTCTGACCCTCTGTGTATATATTTGAGTCCAAGAGGTGTTATCTGCATTACCGATCTACCAAAGCATTCATAAACAGAGATACATAACCCACATGTTTCAAGTTATTGCAAAACAGACATTTCAGGAATATTGGCCTCATTTTGTggctgtttgtgcattttcatAAAGGTAATtgaatttttttgtgtgtttggtaaGTGACACAGCTGAGACGGTGAACTTACATTTCAATGCTTATTTGATATTAAATTGAAGTTGCATGTTTTACTCGTTCTGTCAGCCTCTTATTGCAGACGCAAGCCAATATTTGTATCCTTAGAAAGGGGACTGAGCTGCATGTCTTAAGGCAGCATTTTACTTCAAAATCTGTATTTAAGTTTTGAGAGTGATTCATATCAGAAGTGCACTCTGTAGCATCTGAAAACACATCCAAAACCAGCATGTTTTCTGTGTCATTCTTTCTCACTCTGTTAAATGTTCCCTCTCCTGCCAAAGGCTGAGAGTGAAGGATTTATCAGAGTGGCTCAAAGCATTAAACACATTCctatgaaaaaacaacaacataaaaagtgTGACAGGGTTTTTGATTGGGCTTTATCAGCTTGGACTGTATTAATTACCTGTTTAGTGTAAAGGATAAATTGAACCAAATGACAGCACTTTTTGTGGTCCGAAAGGCGTTTTAAACCGAGACACAACCACTGATCATTAACCTTAAAGTCAACAAGCAAGCAGTCAGCTCACTGTGAGGATATTTACTCTGCTTGCCGTTCAGTCCACTTATCAAAGATCAAAATgaattttaaattaaaccaagtcaaactgaaaaattgtgaaaaaatgaatgaaaacaaaaaaaacacaaaatttcAAAGTAATTAAGCTTCAAGAACTTCCATACTTTCCAAAACTTGccaagtttgttttttgaaatATTACTTAAAGTCATTTCTTTCAACTTCTGGGAAACTCCTCAGGATGTTTGTTTCTTCCATTAAGTTATGCATCGTTTGAGCAGAGACTGTATACATTATTTAACACCCATCAGAGTAGATATTTAGAATACACATTGACACTCCAAAATACAGTGAAAAAGATAAATTAGCTTTATAAATTCTTTATAAAGAATCTTATTAATTGAGTCATTCTTAAATTACTAATTTGAGAACTGGGAGCTCCCACTTAGTTTCTGAACTGTAGTGAGGAAGTATAATGTAAAGAGACAAGAGATTAAAAtactgagttaaaaaaaacaaccaaaaaacgTATTTTTTTACAGTAGTTATTGAGTGCATGTATTAAAATTCAACCACAAtcaaaaacagaatcatttgTTAACATTCATGAACTATTTGTTATGAGGGGATGATGAAGTAATgatttatcattattatcattactacaactattattattattattattactacaacttttagtattattattattatcattattattattattattatcattattactacaactattattattgttattgttgttgttggttttgttgCATGTCTGATGTCTTTCGTGTCTCGCCGTACACTCACTTGACACTGTCGTTCGATACATGACGACATGCGACACCGACTGATCCTTGAAAATTAGTCCTTGATGCGGAAGTAAAATAGCCTGTTGACGTTAACGAGCCTTCCTGTCCACAACTCTCCTTTTCGCTCGAAACGTTCGCTCGAAAGTTTGtccatacaacaacaacaactatgtTCCCTCTTtgagttaaaagaaagaaaaaaaagtgaggaaatGTTCCCAGTTTTTCGGTCGAGTCACCAGACTTCCGGGTTGTCATTATGATACGTCACGGTCTTGACCCTGCAAAAAGCTTCGTCATCTCACATAACAGCAGCGAAGAGGAGGTCTCCTGTACGTGCTTGTGATCGGTGAAAACACAATAGGTGAGTAATTAAGCAGCGCTTGTATGTACataacatgtttaatgttaacattaaaCGAGTGTGCATTGTTTTACTCTCCAAACTAACTCTGTAGCTGTAGCTATGGAAACCAGCTAACTAACCTACAGGTAGGGTGACtaatcacacaaacatgaaataaaggAGGAGAGATTCATATCGAGGGATTGTTTAAGGGTCAGGAGCCTTCATACAAAGCAGGTTGTCACACCTGCGTGGGTAAATAAAG carries:
- the LOC132988851 gene encoding uncharacterized protein LOC132988851 is translated as MILMGRSLCLPSPATVQELFSVARDASIIPDISLDPVLSTFLSLDSSAALQHQYAFLQRGMSSEQQTAFSLSLSGELGGSSRVTHGGVGLVALALSMLFDQVAQQVRAHGSTEGDVSTQRPQAKRIFGISSSSRIGWLVHSYLCLIPGIANNPEKMAETTEVYDTWLKLELIDHYERMTTKKRMSSVSMQQWLVGAAVHLHMRIHQVRLHSVPLGSAESLRRSYKSGLGRLVQGFTTYLHRNIQETPRPGKPKTRTASGLRRTKTFSAANMTCSSHRLFNVSLDSPSISPDNETTPNSTAGVINSCKIFASSEDFGLNVTKRSNDSAVGMVNRKSLNSSAEYSRGEDINKQGLLVIEPYRNVSHNVLHHPCESPVIQQALVTRIMNAQDLERNRIFFFCPDNVFHSLLKQREDFEFRINRQT